In Desulfobulbaceae bacterium, a genomic segment contains:
- the mutY gene encoding A/G-specific adenine glycosylase translates to MPIIHQNELQLMAPSNLSASQHTQIQDKLLAWFSKNARLLPWRHSYDPYHVWLSEVMLQQTQMDRVIHYFNTWVNRFPSLESVAKADENELLKLWEGLGYYSRVRNFQKAAQRVCCNGGTVPSSFTDLITLPGIGKYTAGAILSIAFQKNYPVVDGNVERVFARMFAIETPIKSSEGQKRVWALAEALLPEGKSRQWNQALMELGALVCKKSKPDCQLCPLGKQCQAHLSGTTSLHPVAGKSMTTIAISFVAAVIVHQKMIYIQKRLADATWGNLWEFPGGHLEINETPDQGALR, encoded by the coding sequence TTGCCAATAATTCACCAAAATGAACTGCAACTGATGGCCCCGTCAAATCTCTCCGCTAGCCAGCACACACAGATCCAAGACAAACTCCTAGCCTGGTTTTCAAAGAATGCACGCCTGCTGCCATGGCGCCATAGCTATGATCCATATCATGTCTGGCTGTCTGAAGTTATGCTGCAACAGACCCAGATGGACAGAGTCATTCACTATTTCAATACCTGGGTCAACAGGTTTCCTTCCCTGGAAAGTGTCGCGAAGGCCGATGAAAACGAGTTACTCAAACTCTGGGAAGGTCTTGGTTATTACTCGCGGGTACGAAACTTTCAGAAAGCAGCACAACGTGTCTGTTGCAATGGCGGCACAGTCCCCTCCTCTTTTACGGACCTTATAACCCTGCCCGGCATCGGAAAATATACGGCCGGGGCCATACTAAGCATCGCTTTTCAGAAAAACTATCCGGTGGTAGACGGAAATGTTGAACGCGTCTTTGCCCGAATGTTTGCCATAGAAACTCCTATAAAAAGCAGTGAGGGCCAAAAACGTGTCTGGGCTCTGGCCGAGGCACTATTGCCCGAGGGCAAGTCTCGGCAATGGAATCAGGCGCTTATGGAACTCGGCGCTCTGGTCTGCAAAAAAAGCAAACCTGACTGCCAACTCTGTCCTTTGGGTAAACAGTGCCAGGCCCATCTCTCCGGGACTACTTCCCTGCATCCTGTGGCAGGGAAAAGCATGACGACCATAGCCATTTCATTTGTGGCGGCGGTTATTGTCCATCAAAAGATGATTTACATTCAGAAACGCCTGGCAGACGCAACATGGGGAAACCTTTGGGAGTTTCCCGGCGGCCATCTTGAGATAAATGAAACCCCGGACCAGGGGGCTCTGCGCGA
- a CDS encoding rubredoxin has translation MQKWECPCGYIYDPAEGDYEHGVDPNTAWEDLPDDWVCPKCGAEKDAFWEA, from the coding sequence ATGCAAAAATGGGAATGCCCTTGCGGCTATATTTACGATCCGGCTGAAGGCGATTACGAACACGGAGTTGACCCGAATACCGCCTGGGAAGACCTGCCTGACGACTGGGTCTGTCCTAAATGCGGTGCCGAAAAAGATGCTTTTTGGGAAGCCTGA